In a genomic window of Nitrososphaerota archaeon:
- a CDS encoding site-specific integrase: MNQSSPTYANAGIISLSAFFGCNGYKHFRALELERYHVPRRLRVRPEYVPTKGEVYRMADSAGSLRNRALVLTMFSSGFRNSTVRALLVQDVIKEIERGIPNIRLPCYLGMKKVVPNGCKGSIEYYSFTCDEATVALRLYLGERIRKNGEVKGEEPLFASLYNQVPKEERQWKVMSAGELQVVVKGAARKAGLAEWHSVYPHCLRKSYETILHTQLLDGSNMEVKVQEVFMGHVLPRSQDNYFDRSKTEWMRIQYSKLNFGRILITDKFAVLRMAVARAFEGTDLDPEQLILEYAKKYSG, encoded by the coding sequence ATGAACCAATCTTCCCCAACGTACGCAAACGCCGGGATAATCAGCCTGAGCGCCTTCTTCGGATGCAATGGGTACAAGCATTTCCGGGCCCTGGAACTCGAACGATACCACGTCCCCCGAAGGCTCAGAGTCAGACCAGAATATGTTCCCACGAAAGGAGAGGTGTACAGGATGGCGGATTCTGCGGGGTCCCTTCGAAATAGGGCGCTTGTCCTTACGATGTTCAGCAGCGGGTTCAGGAATTCTACCGTGAGAGCCCTTCTCGTCCAGGACGTGATAAAGGAAATTGAGAGGGGAATCCCGAACATTCGACTTCCTTGCTATCTAGGCATGAAGAAGGTGGTCCCGAATGGGTGCAAGGGGTCGATAGAGTACTACTCTTTCACTTGCGATGAAGCAACTGTCGCTTTGAGGCTCTACTTGGGCGAGAGAATTCGGAAGAACGGCGAAGTCAAAGGAGAGGAGCCGCTGTTCGCCTCCCTGTACAACCAGGTTCCGAAAGAGGAAAGGCAGTGGAAAGTCATGTCCGCAGGGGAACTCCAGGTCGTAGTCAAGGGAGCGGCGAGAAAAGCCGGCCTTGCCGAGTGGCACTCCGTGTACCCTCACTGCCTGCGGAAGTCGTACGAGACGATTCTACACACGCAACTCCTCGACGGAAGCAACATGGAAGTCAAGGTGCAGGAAGTATTCATGGGACACGTCCTGCCCAGGTCACAAGACAACTACTTTGACAGAAGCAAGACGGAATGGATGCGAATTCAGTATTCGAAGTTGAATTTCGGGCGTATCCTCATCACGGACAAGTTCGCCGTCTTGAGGATGGCTGTGGCGAGGGCGTTCGAAGGAACCGATCTGGACCCGGAACAACTCATCCTGGAATATGCGAAGAAGTACTCCGGATGA
- a CDS encoding site-specific integrase, whose amino-acid sequence MSKWKERLGITINDLGNGHKRWKSKYVSVNRLLERLEMYRSDSEASKEHICGTVCRLCSRTGMDPDQLVERPEDEVKAALLEFRKELNDLGGRPRSANQPTIWLKTFFAANGMVLDIPSLSVPSRSRTRDEYVPTVEELLRMADAWPRRSRNRAMVLFLGLAGPRNSTFRALRYGDIRDEFERGVRTLMIPIREKMKQYVPCAAKGRLEYETFALSIVTEVLREYLEDRVAAFGPIQDEDPLFSSQWTRIKDRRRRNRATMSRGEVQHVVKESARRAGLSRWKAVHPHSLRHTFTMFLANQPSDFSLDPAYQFYFAGHKLPGSQDSYFDRNPEHLRIVFERLEGSLDPEARLVRRLAAELGVNLEVERSRQISELGRDPSSSEQKKHLRKVISDKRKGIVRERKFIKRAELNSYLFDGWEPVFELGDGGLVVSRPNLD is encoded by the coding sequence ATGTCGAAATGGAAGGAACGCCTCGGCATTACAATCAACGACCTCGGAAACGGCCACAAACGATGGAAGAGCAAGTACGTCAGTGTGAACAGACTCCTGGAGCGACTGGAGATGTATCGGTCCGACAGCGAAGCTTCGAAGGAGCACATCTGTGGGACGGTCTGCAGGTTATGTAGTAGAACCGGCATGGACCCAGACCAACTTGTTGAAAGGCCTGAAGATGAAGTCAAGGCCGCCCTCCTCGAGTTCAGAAAGGAGCTCAACGACTTAGGCGGAAGACCGCGGTCCGCGAATCAACCCACAATCTGGTTGAAAACATTCTTCGCTGCCAATGGAATGGTGCTGGACATCCCCAGTCTTTCCGTTCCCTCCCGTTCGAGGACCAGGGACGAGTACGTCCCCACCGTGGAGGAGTTGCTCCGCATGGCGGATGCCTGGCCTCGCCGCTCCCGGAACCGGGCAATGGTGCTCTTTCTTGGGCTCGCAGGCCCGCGGAATTCCACGTTCCGGGCTCTCAGATATGGCGACATCAGGGATGAGTTCGAACGAGGTGTACGGACGCTAATGATACCAATCCGCGAGAAGATGAAGCAGTATGTGCCCTGTGCCGCGAAGGGTCGATTGGAGTACGAGACTTTCGCACTGTCGATTGTCACAGAAGTTCTCAGGGAGTATCTCGAAGACCGAGTCGCCGCGTTCGGCCCAATCCAAGACGAAGACCCACTGTTCTCATCTCAGTGGACTCGAATAAAGGACCGTCGACGGAGGAACAGGGCTACCATGAGCCGAGGAGAGGTTCAGCATGTCGTGAAGGAATCGGCGAGACGGGCTGGCCTCAGCAGATGGAAGGCGGTTCATCCGCACAGTCTCAGGCATACCTTCACGATGTTCTTGGCGAACCAGCCAAGCGACTTCAGCCTCGATCCCGCCTATCAATTCTACTTTGCAGGGCACAAGCTCCCGGGGTCACAGGACTCATACTTCGACCGCAATCCCGAGCATCTCAGGATTGTGTTCGAGCGCTTGGAAGGAAGCTTGGACCCAGAGGCGAGGCTTGTCAGGCGTCTTGCCGCAGAGCTGGGGGTAAACCTCGAAGTCGAGAGATCTAGGCAAATCTCAGAATTAGGCCGGGACCCCTCATCTTCCGAACAGAAGAAACATCTTCGAAAGGTCATCAGCGATAAGAGGAAAGGGATCGTGCGAGAACGCAAGTTCATCAAGCGCGCAGAGCTGAATTCTTACTTGTTTGACGGCTGGGAGCCAGTGTTTGAGCTCGGAGACGGTGGCCTCGTCGTCAGTCGGCCCAATTTGGACTGA
- a CDS encoding DNA cytosine methyltransferase, translating into MDLFSGVGSLTLGVWEAARRHHHGLKPLAVDVDTRPLRVYAHNFPQAEVVAQDLTAMLDGELNSRPTEREKRFIRYVGPIWTLLSGSPCQGFCPLNNYTRGRDRRNRLYLRATRLAELAQPTNLLFENIPDVVNGDIDVVELTTATLREQGYHVDSGTIDLAEMGLPQHRRRHVVVASLNASPSIPRVISKYKVKNPRTVKWAIADLESKCPSSSFDTPSELSPENRGRIRYLHRNGEYDLPDSKRPRCHRNGNHSYGSMYGRLHYDLPAQTITSGFTSPGQGRFVHPSHERTLTPHEAARLQFFPDFFDFTPAPNRSALKEMIGNAAPMKLSYAFAMEYFMG; encoded by the coding sequence GTGGACCTTTTCTCTGGGGTCGGGTCCCTCACCCTCGGGGTCTGGGAGGCGGCTCGAAGACATCATCATGGTCTCAAACCCTTGGCAGTTGATGTCGACACTCGACCACTCAGAGTGTACGCTCACAACTTTCCACAGGCCGAGGTTGTGGCACAGGACTTGACGGCGATGCTGGACGGTGAACTCAATTCGCGGCCTACTGAAAGAGAGAAGCGTTTCATTCGATATGTCGGTCCGATTTGGACTTTGCTTTCGGGAAGTCCGTGCCAAGGTTTCTGTCCCTTGAACAACTACACGAGGGGAAGGGACCGCAGAAACCGCCTGTACCTGCGTGCGACTAGATTGGCGGAGCTGGCTCAACCGACGAACCTCCTATTTGAGAACATCCCTGATGTAGTTAATGGAGACATCGACGTCGTGGAGCTTACAACTGCCACTCTACGCGAGCAAGGATATCATGTGGACAGCGGTACGATCGATCTAGCAGAAATGGGCCTCCCCCAACACCGGAGACGTCATGTGGTCGTAGCGTCGCTCAATGCGTCACCATCAATTCCGAGGGTGATCTCCAAGTACAAAGTGAAGAATCCTCGCACGGTGAAGTGGGCAATCGCGGATTTGGAGTCCAAGTGCCCATCTTCTAGCTTCGATACTCCTTCAGAACTTTCGCCGGAGAACAGGGGTCGAATTAGGTACTTGCATCGGAATGGCGAGTACGACCTGCCTGATTCGAAGCGCCCGAGGTGCCATAGGAATGGAAACCATTCGTATGGGTCGATGTACGGAAGATTGCATTACGACCTTCCAGCCCAGACGATCACAAGCGGGTTCACGTCGCCGGGACAGGGCAGGTTCGTACATCCTTCTCATGAGAGAACTCTGACGCCACACGAGGCTGCGCGCCTTCAGTTCTTTCCTGATTTCTTCGATTTCACACCAGCGCCGAACCGTTCGGCTTTGAAGGAAATGATAGGAAACGCGGCCCCGATGAAGTTGTCTTATGCCTTCGCCATGGAATATTTCATGGGCTAA
- a CDS encoding ATP-binding protein: MKSESGIGKEALVSGKLKFTVDSSLLRELGERLIGKPFIALAELVKNSYDADATWIRIDLDLAKSVIVVSDNGQGMTFGEFQDFWMRVGSTHKRKQRVSRRLGRPMTGYKGVGRLAVQFLSKKLEIRTTSEQNLKTRLTARVSWEEAVTAGKLTEASVEYELETSGEGFAKGTTLILSELKQDWTPDRVQDLASEIWQLQPPYSISPITPEQEKETFRILLRSQAKEIETSFKQRLSAIEDIWHARVEGKNDNGTVTLALTFAGESEPKVIRYTIPDCVLRNGEFDVKIYLLTRRQPQGIKVGEARDYLSRFGGVHVYDAGFHLPYYGGSSNDWLGIEVDHSHRLSLSKLLPTELQVQEGLSFLPTNSRLLGLVRVETIKEPSLNIVITRDKFQDGPALNNLVYMVRWALDFYSMEEAKRNLAEAAEGQEIAPAKFLKIQDVLTKYKSELTESQYIRIEKDLREVSAQVESEAETMAKRVGLMGSLATAGISTVATQHELRQQFEKVDNVIRRLDKIRVEDPSTQKEITELREELSRWVARAKATNALFSFLQDPQNAESRERYRLGRMVEAVTSQVASFARSTRITNEGLNGELLLPKGSLAEWSSIFQNVLFNAFNATSDSQVKRVNFSSQVRGGNRTVLVQDTGVGMDLSRAEKFFEPFVREVKVSPERQALGYGGTGLGLTIVRMIATNLGCQVGFVPPGKGYKTAFALRWSESYD; the protein is encoded by the coding sequence TTGAAGAGTGAGTCTGGAATAGGTAAGGAAGCCCTAGTTTCTGGGAAGCTAAAATTCACAGTAGATTCCTCTCTGCTTCGCGAATTAGGCGAGCGACTCATCGGCAAGCCTTTCATCGCCCTTGCTGAGCTGGTAAAGAACAGCTACGACGCCGACGCGACCTGGATTAGAATTGATTTGGATCTGGCTAAGAGCGTTATTGTAGTTTCCGACAACGGGCAGGGGATGACTTTCGGGGAGTTCCAGGACTTCTGGATGAGAGTGGGGTCGACGCACAAGCGAAAACAGCGGGTATCGAGAAGGTTGGGCAGGCCGATGACTGGATACAAGGGTGTAGGGCGGCTTGCTGTCCAGTTCCTTTCGAAGAAATTGGAGATACGCACAACGTCTGAGCAGAATTTGAAGACCCGCTTGACCGCGCGGGTGTCCTGGGAAGAGGCTGTTACAGCTGGCAAGCTGACGGAAGCCTCCGTCGAGTATGAACTTGAGACCTCAGGTGAAGGGTTCGCGAAAGGAACAACGTTGATTCTATCAGAGTTGAAGCAGGATTGGACTCCGGATCGCGTCCAAGACCTGGCTTCCGAGATCTGGCAGCTCCAGCCACCTTATTCCATTTCCCCTATCACACCGGAGCAGGAGAAAGAGACATTCAGAATACTTCTCCGATCTCAGGCAAAGGAAATCGAAACTTCGTTCAAGCAGCGGCTTAGTGCTATCGAAGATATTTGGCACGCCCGCGTTGAAGGGAAGAACGACAATGGGACGGTGACATTGGCCCTCACCTTCGCTGGTGAATCGGAGCCCAAAGTGATTAGATACACAATCCCCGATTGCGTGCTGAGGAATGGTGAGTTCGACGTTAAGATCTATCTCCTCACACGCCGACAACCCCAAGGCATCAAGGTTGGGGAGGCTCGCGATTACCTTTCGAGGTTCGGAGGCGTTCACGTTTACGACGCCGGGTTCCACTTACCCTACTATGGAGGATCTTCAAACGACTGGTTGGGAATAGAGGTCGACCATTCCCATCGGCTTTCGCTCTCGAAGCTCTTGCCTACCGAACTGCAGGTTCAAGAGGGGCTCAGTTTTCTTCCCACAAATTCTCGCCTCCTTGGCCTTGTGAGAGTTGAGACGATCAAGGAACCAAGCCTGAACATCGTCATAACGAGAGACAAGTTCCAAGACGGCCCAGCCTTGAACAATCTGGTCTACATGGTCAGATGGGCCCTCGATTTCTACTCGATGGAGGAGGCGAAGAGAAACCTCGCCGAAGCAGCCGAAGGGCAGGAAATCGCGCCTGCCAAGTTCTTGAAAATCCAAGACGTCCTCACCAAGTACAAGAGCGAACTGACCGAAAGTCAGTACATTCGGATTGAGAAGGACCTAAGAGAGGTTTCTGCGCAAGTCGAGAGCGAAGCCGAGACTATGGCAAAGAGGGTCGGACTCATGGGATCTCTCGCAACAGCTGGAATTTCTACCGTAGCCACTCAGCATGAACTTAGGCAGCAATTCGAGAAAGTGGACAATGTCATCAGGCGGTTGGATAAGATAAGAGTAGAGGATCCATCGACACAGAAGGAAATCACGGAGTTGAGAGAGGAGCTGAGCAGATGGGTGGCAAGAGCCAAAGCAACGAACGCTCTGTTCTCCTTCTTGCAGGACCCTCAAAACGCGGAATCTAGGGAGCGATACAGACTCGGGAGGATGGTAGAAGCGGTGACTTCACAGGTAGCATCTTTCGCCCGATCTACCAGAATCACCAATGAGGGTCTCAACGGCGAACTGCTATTGCCCAAGGGATCCCTGGCAGAATGGAGTTCCATTTTCCAGAATGTGCTATTCAATGCCTTCAACGCTACGTCCGACTCACAGGTGAAAAGAGTGAACTTCAGCTCTCAAGTTCGAGGCGGCAATCGCACCGTTCTCGTGCAGGACACGGGTGTCGGCATGGACCTTTCCCGTGCCGAAAAGTTCTTCGAACCGTTCGTTCGAGAAGTCAAGGTCTCCCCGGAGAGGCAGGCTCTCGGCTACGGCGGGACGGGATTGGGGCTGACTATCGTAAGAATGATAGCGACGAACCTTGGATGTCAAGTCGGCTTCGTTCCACCAGGCAAAGGATACAAGACGGCTTTCGCGTTGAGATGGAGCGAATCATATGACTGA